GCTCGGTGAACCCCGCTTCTACCCCGAAATCCCGGTGATTCAGGCGCTTTCCGCGACTTGGGAGGGACGGATCTGGGTCATGCGCCGAGGCGACGACGAGCCACTGGAAGACGGCCCCATCGATGTGTTGACTGCGGATGGCGAGTACGTCGGCACCTACCGGACCGGTGCGACGAAGTTGCCCGACGCCTTCGGCCCGAACGGACTGGCCGCGTTTATCGAGTTCGACGAGTTCGAAGTGGCGAGCGTCGAAGTACGAAGACTGCCGGCCGAGGTGAGGTGACGGGGTGGGGGGAGGCCGCCTGAGCAGCATCGCGGCCTCCATTTGAACGGGTTGCGGAGCGTAGCCCCGCGGCGGGAGGCTGTGCCGCGTCCTTGACGACTGCCGCCCCGCGCGAAGATCATCCGCGGGTTCGAGACCACGAGACTTCAGCCCCCGCAACCGCTTCCCATGTTTACGCCGGCTCGGAAAAAGCTGCTGTTGGCCGTGCTGGTGCTCTCCTTTGGAGTCCAGACGGGGCTGGTGTATTCGGATGTGCGCAGCGAGCCGCTGTCGCAGGCGGCGCGCGAAGGACGTGCGCTCTGGCAGGCGTATGCCTGTCAAACCTGTCACCAGTTCTACGGCCAGGGGGGATTCCTCGGGCCGGATCTGACGAACGCCGCGAGCCGGGTTGATTCGACCCGGCTCGTTTCTTTGTTGACGGTGGGGAGCGGGCAGATGCCGCCGCTCGGGTTCAGCGACGCGGAGTCGGCGGCGATGGCCGCCTTCCTGCGGGAGATGGACCGGCCGGAGATCGGCCGCGGCGAACTGCGGATGGGGACGCCGGGGGAGGGCGCCGGAGCGCAGGCGGCGTTCGAGCGGGCAGTCGAGGCGGCGCTCGGGGCCGGGGCGTCCGGCGGCGG
The nucleotide sequence above comes from Candidatus Palauibacter scopulicola. Encoded proteins:
- a CDS encoding c-type cytochrome; protein product: MLVLSFGVQTGLVYSDVRSEPLSQAAREGRALWQAYACQTCHQFYGQGGFLGPDLTNAASRVDSTRLVSLLTVGSGQMPPLGFSDAESAAMAAFLREMDRPEIGRGELRMGTPGEGAGAQAAFERAVEAALGAGASGGGGAAGGAGPAGGTGRDLAQVAAGFEAYRIRPCSACHFPFRDSPVGAPDLSLVAGSLAPGSVAADSLDRVLAEGRPLRGMPPPVPPLDDADRAALTAFLEFLSANREQLEAATQALAAGRRLDWGALPWWEYP